Proteins encoded by one window of Collimonas fungivorans:
- the nuoE gene encoding NADH-quinone oxidoreductase subunit NuoE, whose protein sequence is MLLSQDTYKKIDREVAKFPADQKQSAVMAALAIAQDEKGWLAPETMQDVADYLGMPAIAVQEVATFYNMYNTKPVGKHKISICTNLPCQLSGGERAAEHLKHKLGIGFRETTADGQFTLVEGECMGACGDAPVLLVNNKRMCSWMSNEKIDGLLEELKK, encoded by the coding sequence ATGTTGTTAAGTCAAGACACATACAAAAAAATCGATCGCGAAGTAGCGAAATTCCCCGCCGACCAGAAACAGTCGGCGGTGATGGCCGCGCTGGCGATTGCGCAGGATGAAAAGGGCTGGCTGGCGCCGGAAACCATGCAGGATGTCGCAGACTATCTGGGCATGCCGGCCATCGCGGTGCAGGAAGTCGCGACCTTTTACAATATGTACAACACCAAGCCGGTCGGCAAGCACAAGATCAGCATCTGCACCAACCTGCCGTGCCAGCTGTCCGGCGGCGAGCGCGCTGCAGAGCATCTGAAGCACAAGCTCGGCATCGGTTTCCGCGAAACCACGGCCGACGGCCAGTTCACGCTGGTGGAAGGCGAGTGCATGGGCGCTTGCGGCGATGCGCCGGTGCTGTTGGTGAACAACAAACGCATGTGTAGCTGGATGTCGAACGAGAAGATTGACGGCTTGTTAGAGGAACTGAAAAAATGA